A genomic window from Flintibacter sp. KGMB00164 includes:
- a CDS encoding SDR family oxidoreductase, protein MFENKVAVVTGGAKGIGKAIAEQFRKEGAQVCVIDLLPNDYFVGDLADQAVLEDFARKVIADHGHVDYLINNALPLMKGIDACTYEEFNYALRVGVTAPFYLAKLFTPHFAPGGAIVNISSSRDRMSQPQTESYTAAKGGISALTHALAVSLSGKVRVNSVSPGWIDTDYTVYEGPDAIQQPAGRVGNPLDIANMVLYLCSNKAGFITGENICIDGGMTRQMIYHNDFGWTLEENR, encoded by the coding sequence ATGTTTGAAAACAAAGTTGCCGTCGTCACCGGCGGTGCCAAAGGCATCGGCAAGGCCATTGCGGAACAATTTCGGAAGGAAGGGGCCCAGGTGTGTGTCATCGACCTGCTGCCCAACGATTATTTTGTGGGCGACCTGGCCGACCAGGCCGTCTTGGAGGACTTCGCCCGCAAGGTCATTGCCGACCACGGCCATGTGGACTATCTCATCAACAACGCTCTGCCCCTGATGAAGGGCATCGATGCGTGTACCTATGAGGAATTCAACTACGCGCTGCGGGTAGGGGTTACCGCTCCCTTTTACCTTGCCAAGCTGTTTACTCCCCACTTTGCTCCCGGCGGGGCTATTGTAAATATTTCCTCCTCCCGGGACCGGATGAGCCAGCCCCAGACCGAGAGCTACACAGCCGCCAAGGGCGGTATCTCCGCCCTGACCCATGCGCTGGCGGTGAGTCTCAGCGGAAAGGTGCGGGTAAACTCTGTCTCCCCCGGCTGGATCGATACGGACTATACGGTCTATGAAGGTCCGGACGCGATCCAGCAGCCCGCCGGCCGGGTAGGCAATCCGTTGGATATCGCCAACATGGTGCTCTACCTCTGCTCGAACAAGGCGGGCTTCATCACCGGAGAGAACATCTGCATTGACGGCGGCATGACCCGCCAGATGATCTACCATAACGACTTTGGCTGGACCTTGGAGGAAAACCGATGA
- a CDS encoding TIGR04076 family protein — translation MKKCKITVMRITQYEDLMAQYENPISHACDMKVGQVFIANGWEKPDGFCQSAWDTLSPFVLALSHGGKNFYDGWMKNPKSAMLSCNDGFRPVSFLVEALDEDAE, via the coding sequence ATGAAAAAATGTAAGATCACCGTCATGCGTATCACGCAATATGAGGACCTAATGGCCCAGTACGAAAATCCTATCTCCCACGCCTGCGACATGAAAGTGGGACAGGTTTTTATCGCCAATGGCTGGGAGAAGCCGGATGGCTTTTGCCAAAGTGCCTGGGATACCCTCTCCCCCTTTGTACTGGCCCTGAGCCACGGCGGAAAGAACTTTTATGACGGCTGGATGAAAAATCCCAAGTCTGCCATGCTCTCCTGCAACGACGGCTTTCGTCCGGTGAGCTTTTTGGTAGAAGCTCTGGATGAGGATGCCGAGTAA
- a CDS encoding peptide deformylase, translating into MIRDICKDETFLAQKAEPATPDDLSIAADLLETLEHHKAGCVGMAANMIGVNKRIIAFDNEGTYMVMFNPEIIKQSGPYEAEEGCLSLTGTRPAKRWKSIKVRWQNEKFQERLKTFTGWTAQIIQHEIDHCEGIII; encoded by the coding sequence ATGATTCGAGATATCTGTAAAGACGAAACCTTTTTGGCTCAAAAGGCAGAGCCTGCCACCCCGGACGACCTTTCCATCGCTGCCGACCTGCTGGAAACGCTGGAGCACCACAAGGCCGGCTGTGTGGGCATGGCGGCCAACATGATTGGCGTCAATAAGCGAATCATCGCCTTTGACAACGAGGGCACCTACATGGTCATGTTTAACCCGGAAATCATCAAACAATCCGGTCCCTATGAGGCAGAGGAGGGCTGTCTCTCCCTCACCGGTACCCGCCCGGCCAAGCGGTGGAAGTCCATCAAGGTGCGCTGGCAGAATGAAAAATTCCAGGAGCGGCTCAAAACCTTTACCGGTTGGACCGCTCAGATCATCCAGCATGAAATTGACCACTGCGAGGGTATCATCATATGA
- a CDS encoding helix-turn-helix transcriptional regulator encodes MARVSTKENKTIYQLTREGLKLTREEASELLETMSPERIEKIENERSMPHPDEVLLMSDKYKQPGLCNHYCANQCPIGQQYVPEIKIKELSQIVLEMLASLNSMNKQKDRLIEITADGKITDDELEDFIHIQEELERISITVETLQLWCEKMLDHGVIDVERYNAHRKCAKAEA; translated from the coding sequence ATGGCTCGAGTATCCACCAAAGAAAATAAGACCATTTACCAGCTCACGCGGGAGGGTTTAAAGCTGACCCGGGAAGAGGCCAGTGAACTGTTGGAAACCATGTCTCCCGAACGGATTGAGAAGATTGAAAATGAACGATCCATGCCTCATCCTGATGAAGTGCTTCTGATGTCAGATAAGTATAAGCAGCCGGGGCTGTGCAACCACTACTGTGCCAATCAGTGTCCCATCGGGCAGCAGTATGTCCCGGAGATCAAAATTAAAGAGCTGTCTCAAATCGTGTTGGAAATGCTGGCCTCACTGAACTCCATGAACAAGCAGAAGGACCGTCTGATTGAAATTACAGCCGATGGCAAAATCACGGATGATGAATTGGAGGACTTTATCCATATTCAGGAGGAGTTGGAGCGGATCTCAATTACTGTGGAGACCCTTCAGCTTTGGTGTGAGAAGATGCTGGATCATGGGGTGATTGACGTCGAACGGTATAACGCCCACCGTAAATGTGCGAAAGCCGAGGCTTAA